In Sphingobacterium sp. lm-10, one DNA window encodes the following:
- a CDS encoding SusD/RagB family nutrient-binding outer membrane lipoprotein: MKNLKTILFLGVVCSAIFTSCNTDFQEINTNPNTSPRVQPENLLAPALTKSVSANMSRSQRITNELMQVTVNMGDGDGRIFRYDIRTNEADHMWNNLYVQLRNFRDIYEYADELNQPEYKAIAQISEVWLFSILTDIYGDIPYSQALLGRDSNYVQPAFDRQEAIYVSLFEKLEEANTLLNGLSFEKRINADADPVFNGHMYKWRLFGNSLYLRLALRLAHKTELNTAAIIKKIVEDDPIRYPIMQSNDDSAILMWTGISPYVSPFATWRNADWYGPRSASFFIDKLNERSDPRIVTWASLANGDYFGVPSGYPIGQPPVQGSALSTGLMSHPLLGNILNYGELQFILAEAAIKGYISTGSAREYYERGTIAGIQLWGHQVPSFYLSTELTSWDDSFDEFQKMELIHLQKYYALFFTDMQSWFEYRRTGHPVLPIGSGHLNGGKMPVRLNYPVYVQNANRANYQQAVAAQGPDNINTPVWWQKP; the protein is encoded by the coding sequence ATGAAAAATCTTAAAACAATACTATTTCTAGGAGTCGTTTGCTCGGCTATCTTTACCTCGTGCAACACCGATTTTCAAGAAATCAACACCAATCCAAATACGAGCCCGCGAGTGCAACCCGAGAACCTTCTCGCTCCTGCTTTAACGAAATCGGTGAGTGCCAACATGAGCCGTAGCCAGCGTATCACCAACGAGCTAATGCAGGTGACAGTGAATATGGGTGACGGGGACGGACGCATATTTAGGTACGATATCCGCACCAACGAAGCAGATCATATGTGGAATAACCTCTATGTGCAACTGCGCAACTTTCGTGATATCTATGAGTATGCAGATGAGCTCAATCAACCGGAATACAAAGCGATAGCGCAGATTTCAGAAGTATGGCTATTTTCCATCCTGACGGATATCTATGGCGACATCCCCTATTCCCAAGCGTTGTTAGGCCGTGATTCAAACTACGTACAACCCGCATTCGACAGGCAGGAAGCGATCTATGTATCGCTCTTTGAGAAGCTGGAAGAGGCCAATACCTTGCTGAATGGTCTAAGTTTTGAAAAAAGAATAAATGCAGATGCAGATCCCGTTTTTAATGGGCACATGTACAAATGGCGCCTTTTTGGAAATTCCCTGTACCTACGATTGGCGCTGCGCCTAGCGCATAAAACAGAACTCAATACTGCTGCTATCATCAAAAAAATCGTCGAAGACGATCCCATCCGATACCCTATTATGCAAAGTAATGATGACTCTGCTATCTTAATGTGGACGGGTATATCACCCTACGTATCCCCTTTCGCTACTTGGCGAAATGCCGATTGGTATGGCCCAAGATCAGCCAGCTTCTTTATCGACAAACTCAATGAGCGCAGTGATCCACGCATCGTAACTTGGGCATCACTCGCCAATGGAGATTATTTTGGCGTACCAAGTGGATACCCGATCGGCCAGCCTCCGGTACAAGGGTCTGCGTTAAGCACTGGCCTAATGTCCCATCCCTTGTTGGGCAACATCTTGAATTACGGCGAACTACAGTTCATCTTAGCAGAAGCAGCTATTAAAGGATACATTTCCACTGGCTCAGCCCGAGAATACTACGAGCGCGGTACTATAGCCGGAATCCAACTATGGGGACACCAAGTACCCTCGTTCTACCTATCCACCGAGCTGACTAGCTGGGATGATAGTTTCGATGAGTTTCAGAAAATGGAGCTTATCCATTTGCAAAAATACTATGCACTGTTCTTTACAGATATGCAATCTTGGTTTGAATACCGCCGTACGGGTCACCCCGTGCTCCCAATTGGATCGGGACATCTTAACGGGGGAAAAATGCCCGTACGACTCAATTACCCGGTATACGTGCAAAATGCCAACCGAGCAAATTACCAACAAGCAGTAGCCGCGCAAGGGCCGGATAATATCAATACACCGGTATGGTGGCAGAAACCCTAA